The following coding sequences are from one Candidatus Binataceae bacterium window:
- a CDS encoding CcmD family protein produces MENLGYLAAAYAIIFVVIFLYVLFLWRRQAALEAELRAMEARLRALGETAERCVDTQTAVHSGAVPASGQARSAG; encoded by the coding sequence CGCTGCCGCCTACGCGATCATCTTCGTGGTGATCTTTCTCTACGTCCTCTTCCTCTGGCGCCGCCAGGCCGCGCTCGAGGCTGAGTTGCGTGCGATGGAGGCGCGCCTGCGCGCGCTCGGCGAAACCGCTGAGCGCTGCGTCGATACTCAAACCGCTGTCCACTCCGGCGCGGTGCCGGCCTCCGGGCAGGCGCGCTCCGCCGGCTGA
- a CDS encoding J domain-containing protein, translated as MEFRDYYKTLGVERSASDAEIKSAYRKLARKYHPDLNPGNKEAEQRFKEINEAYQVLGDPAKRKKYDELGADWERGISEEEMRRQYGWAGGVGAGRGAGARGGGFSDFFEQFFGGFGAGRGFGGARARRGFAGYEFTETPPRGNDAEAEVEVTLREAAHGTRRRITLDTEDGCAQCGGSGLVAREERSGKTRIIRSAEPCPACDGRGTIPTRRSLEVTIPPGVVDGTRIRLRGQGGRGPRPGDLYLTVRLKPDRVFSVSGRDVRCELPVWDYEAALGAEVTVPTLDGRISLKIPPESQSGRVMRLRGRGLPGRGGEPAGDLLYEIKVLAPTNLTDEERRLMRDFAERRRARALPDPRAELLRE; from the coding sequence ATGGAATTTCGCGACTACTACAAGACGCTGGGCGTCGAACGCAGCGCCTCTGACGCCGAAATCAAGTCCGCCTACCGCAAGCTCGCCCGCAAGTACCATCCCGACCTAAATCCCGGCAACAAGGAGGCCGAGCAGCGCTTCAAGGAGATCAACGAGGCCTACCAGGTGCTCGGTGATCCGGCCAAGCGCAAGAAGTACGACGAGCTAGGCGCTGACTGGGAGCGCGGGATCAGTGAAGAAGAGATGCGCCGGCAATACGGATGGGCGGGTGGCGTGGGGGCCGGGCGCGGTGCGGGGGCGCGTGGCGGCGGCTTCAGCGACTTCTTCGAGCAGTTTTTCGGCGGATTCGGCGCCGGTCGCGGCTTCGGCGGCGCGCGCGCTCGGCGCGGATTTGCAGGCTACGAGTTCACTGAGACCCCGCCGCGCGGCAACGACGCCGAGGCCGAGGTCGAGGTTACGCTGCGCGAGGCCGCGCACGGAACCAGGAGGCGGATCACGCTCGACACAGAGGACGGCTGTGCGCAATGCGGCGGCAGCGGGTTGGTCGCGCGTGAGGAGCGCAGCGGCAAGACCCGCATCATCCGCTCGGCCGAGCCGTGCCCGGCTTGCGACGGGCGCGGCACGATTCCGACGCGCCGCTCGCTCGAGGTGACGATTCCGCCTGGTGTCGTGGACGGCACCCGGATAAGGCTGCGGGGGCAGGGCGGCAGGGGGCCGCGTCCGGGCGACCTCTATCTGACCGTGCGGCTCAAGCCCGACCGCGTCTTCAGCGTCAGCGGCCGCGACGTCCGATGCGAGCTGCCAGTGTGGGACTACGAGGCGGCGCTGGGCGCCGAGGTCACCGTGCCGACGCTCGACGGGAGGATCTCGCTCAAGATTCCGCCCGAGAGCCAGAGCGGACGGGTGATGCGCCTGCGCGGGCGCGGGTTGCCCGGGCGCGGCGGCGAACCGGCCGGCGACCTGCTCTACGAGATTAAGGTGCTTGCACCGACCAACCTCACCGACGAGGAGCGCCGGCTGATGCGGGACTTCGCCGAGCGGCGCAGGGCGCGCGCCCTGCCCGATCCGCGGGCCGAACTGCTGCGCGAGTAG
- a CDS encoding chaperone modulator CbpM produces the protein MRRASAGATLVSREAFCVLTGVSSRELALWEHEDLIVPARVVERDGRRESLYGREALRRARLIRTLADELEVNLPGIGIILNLLDQMSG, from the coding sequence GTGCGCCGCGCATCCGCCGGCGCGACGCTGGTCAGCCGCGAGGCCTTCTGCGTGCTCACCGGGGTCAGCTCGCGCGAGCTGGCATTGTGGGAGCACGAAGACCTGATCGTTCCGGCCCGTGTCGTCGAGCGTGACGGGCGGCGCGAGTCACTCTATGGCCGCGAGGCGCTCCGCCGCGCGCGCCTCATCCGCACGCTCGCCGACGAACTCGAAGTTAACTTGCCGGGCATCGGGATCATCCTCAACCTGCTCGACCAGATGAGCGGCTGA
- the tilS gene encoding tRNA lysidine(34) synthetase TilS, which yields MDSAAKSTLLRKIGQALEQAGLRADDLILLALSGGPDSVALLHALRELRPRLDFRLAAAHLNHRLRGAESDRDEAFVRKLCAEMGVELVVERARGLDPAASNLEERARRLRYEFLVRAARRLGAGHVATAHHADDQAETVMLRLLRGAGASGLGAMAPVDSLRFIEDGEPRPLTLVRPMLRIQRQEIEHYLESVGARFVSDSSNQYPDFLRNRVRGELLPALERDYAPSLRGRLAALADEMRDLDDFVAQTAAAELERRMRAGVLLLDGFAGLAPTLAAALLRAYLAIHMGNLRGISRRHLEALRRLCLGESPSAAIDLPGRWRAGRRYRTLAIERASNGERPGPSSFSVPLAREGITEVAPARFTFHSTVTPADVAPLPTDLFEACFDADAAEAGLVARAFTPGDRIAPLGIAGTRKLQDVFVDRKLARARRRNYPVVTLAGEVAWLPGLARGRVALIGPLTRQVLRVRARNIEAGA from the coding sequence ATGGACTCTGCGGCGAAATCGACTCTACTGCGCAAGATCGGGCAGGCATTGGAGCAGGCGGGGCTGCGCGCGGATGATCTGATCCTGCTCGCACTGTCGGGTGGGCCCGACTCCGTGGCGCTGCTGCACGCGCTGCGCGAGCTTCGGCCGCGGCTGGATTTCCGCCTCGCCGCCGCTCATCTTAACCATCGCCTGCGCGGCGCCGAATCCGATCGTGACGAGGCCTTTGTGCGCAAGTTGTGCGCGGAGATGGGCGTCGAGTTGGTGGTTGAGCGGGCGCGCGGCCTCGACCCGGCGGCCTCGAATCTCGAGGAGCGCGCGCGCCGGTTGCGCTACGAGTTTTTGGTGCGCGCCGCGCGCCGGCTCGGCGCCGGGCACGTTGCGACCGCGCATCATGCCGACGATCAGGCCGAAACCGTGATGCTGCGCCTGTTGCGCGGCGCAGGCGCGAGCGGATTGGGCGCGATGGCGCCGGTCGATTCGCTGCGGTTTATCGAAGATGGCGAGCCTCGCCCACTGACTCTCGTCCGGCCGATGCTGCGAATCCAGCGGCAGGAGATCGAGCATTACCTCGAATCCGTCGGCGCGCGCTTCGTCAGCGACAGTAGCAACCAGTATCCCGACTTCCTGCGCAATCGCGTGCGCGGCGAACTGCTGCCCGCTTTGGAGCGCGACTACGCGCCCAGCCTGCGCGGCAGGCTCGCCGCGCTCGCGGATGAGATGCGCGACCTCGACGACTTTGTGGCGCAAACGGCGGCGGCCGAACTTGAGCGCCGGATGCGCGCCGGAGTGCTGCTGCTGGACGGCTTCGCCGGACTCGCTCCGACGCTCGCCGCCGCGCTCTTGCGCGCATATCTTGCGATCCACATGGGAAACCTGCGGGGAATCTCGCGCCGCCACCTCGAGGCCTTGCGCCGGCTCTGCCTGGGCGAGTCGCCGAGCGCGGCGATCGATCTGCCCGGCCGATGGCGCGCCGGGCGGCGCTACCGAACGCTTGCGATTGAGCGTGCGTCGAACGGGGAGCGGCCAGGCCCGTCAAGCTTTTCGGTTCCGCTTGCGCGCGAAGGCATCACCGAGGTTGCGCCGGCGCGATTCACGTTCCATTCGACGGTAACACCAGCCGACGTCGCACCGTTGCCTACTGATCTGTTCGAGGCCTGTTTTGACGCCGACGCCGCGGAGGCTGGACTCGTCGCGCGGGCTTTCACCCCGGGCGACCGGATCGCGCCCTTGGGGATCGCGGGTACGCGCAAGCTCCAGGACGTCTTCGTTGACCGCAAGCTGGCACGCGCGCGCCGGCGCAATTACCCGGTCGTCACGCTCGCGGGCGAGGTGGCGTGGCTGCCGGGACTGGCGCGCGGACGCGTTGCGCTAATCGGCCCGTTAACGCGCCAGGTTTTGCGCGTGCGCGCGCGGAATATTGAAGCAGGCGCATAA
- the ftsH gene encoding ATP-dependent zinc metalloprotease FtsH, whose amino-acid sequence MNQFSRSIALWLALGLMFLLLFNMFSRQQVREPEEIFSDFLNQVEKGQVSKVTIQGNTIHVIANGEHYKTYAPQDPDLIKMLRAKDVRIEAKPSEGDPWWMVMLVQWFPMLLLVAVWIFFMRQMQIGGGKAMSFGKSRAKLLTENTHKVTFADVSGIDEAKDELEEIIQFLKDPKRFTRLGGRIPKGVLLVGPPGTGKTLLARAIAGEAGVPFFSISGSDFVEMFVGVGASRVRDLFVQGKKHAPCIIFIDEIDAVGRHRGAGLGGGHDEREQTLNQLLVEMDGFEANEGVILVAATNRPDVLDPALLRPGRFDRRVVVPRPDVKGREGILKVHTRRVPLADDVDIQKIARSTPGFAGADLENLVNEAALLAARRSKERVEMVDFELAKDKVLMGAERRSMVMSLAERRNTAYHESGHALVAMLQPGADPVHKVTIIPRGMALGVTQQLPLDDRYTYSRDYLMTQLATMFGGRVAEELIFGQMTTGAGDDIEKATELARKMVCQWGMSQELGPMTFGRREEQVFLGRDIAHHKDYSEHTAIEIDREVRRIVDDAYQRARKLLSDNLPLLHAVSERLLEKEVLDGSEVAEMVKAYRDGRPFPTEAPAASGDGPKPGASTASEKPKPADEGAPAIPGIPPKPVLA is encoded by the coding sequence ATGAACCAGTTTTCCCGCAGTATCGCGCTCTGGCTCGCGCTGGGCCTGATGTTTCTCTTGCTGTTCAACATGTTCAGCAGGCAGCAGGTCAGGGAGCCCGAAGAGATCTTCTCTGACTTCCTCAACCAGGTCGAAAAGGGGCAGGTCTCCAAAGTCACGATCCAGGGCAACACCATCCACGTCATCGCCAACGGCGAGCATTACAAGACCTACGCGCCGCAGGATCCTGATCTGATCAAGATGCTGCGCGCCAAGGACGTCCGGATCGAGGCCAAGCCCTCGGAGGGCGATCCGTGGTGGATGGTGATGCTGGTGCAGTGGTTCCCGATGCTGCTGCTGGTGGCGGTGTGGATCTTTTTCATGCGCCAGATGCAGATTGGCGGCGGCAAGGCGATGTCGTTCGGCAAGAGCCGCGCCAAACTGCTCACTGAGAATACCCATAAGGTCACCTTTGCCGACGTCTCGGGAATCGACGAGGCCAAGGACGAGCTCGAAGAGATCATCCAGTTCCTCAAGGATCCCAAGCGCTTCACACGGCTGGGCGGACGCATCCCGAAGGGCGTGCTCCTAGTCGGGCCGCCAGGCACCGGCAAGACGCTGCTCGCGCGCGCGATCGCGGGCGAGGCCGGGGTGCCGTTCTTTTCGATCTCGGGCTCGGACTTCGTCGAGATGTTCGTCGGAGTGGGCGCCTCGCGCGTGCGCGACCTGTTCGTCCAGGGCAAGAAACATGCGCCCTGCATAATCTTCATCGACGAGATCGACGCCGTCGGACGCCATCGCGGTGCCGGATTGGGCGGCGGTCACGACGAGCGTGAGCAGACGCTCAACCAGTTGCTGGTCGAGATGGACGGCTTCGAGGCCAACGAGGGTGTCATCCTGGTGGCCGCGACCAACCGGCCCGACGTGCTCGATCCTGCCCTCCTGCGTCCGGGACGTTTCGATCGGCGCGTGGTGGTGCCGCGGCCCGACGTAAAGGGCCGTGAGGGAATCCTTAAGGTCCATACCCGCAGGGTGCCGCTCGCCGACGACGTCGATATCCAAAAAATTGCGCGCTCGACGCCCGGCTTCGCCGGCGCCGACCTCGAAAACCTTGTCAACGAGGCCGCTCTGCTCGCCGCCCGGCGTAGCAAGGAGCGTGTCGAGATGGTCGATTTCGAGCTCGCGAAGGACAAGGTTCTGATGGGCGCCGAACGGCGCTCGATGGTGATGTCGCTGGCCGAACGGCGCAACACGGCTTACCACGAGTCTGGACACGCACTGGTCGCGATGTTGCAGCCGGGCGCCGACCCCGTGCACAAGGTCACGATTATTCCGCGCGGGATGGCGCTGGGCGTCACCCAGCAGCTCCCGCTCGACGACCGCTATACCTACTCCCGCGACTACCTGATGACCCAACTCGCGACCATGTTCGGCGGCAGGGTCGCCGAGGAACTGATCTTCGGCCAGATGACCACCGGCGCCGGCGACGATATCGAAAAGGCGACTGAGCTGGCGCGCAAGATGGTTTGCCAGTGGGGGATGAGCCAGGAGCTGGGGCCGATGACGTTCGGTCGGCGCGAGGAGCAGGTCTTCCTCGGCCGCGACATCGCTCATCACAAGGACTACTCCGAGCACACCGCGATCGAAATTGACCGCGAGGTGCGGCGAATCGTGGACGACGCCTATCAGCGAGCGCGCAAGCTGCTGAGCGATAATCTCCCGCTGCTGCACGCCGTCTCCGAGCGGCTGCTCGAAAAGGAAGTGCTGGACGGCAGCGAGGTGGCCGAGATGGTCAAGGCCTATCGCGACGGCCGTCCGTTCCCGACCGAGGCGCCCGCCGCGTCCGGCGACGGACCCAAGCCAGGTGCCAGCACCGCCTCCGAGAAGCCCAAGCCGGCCGACGAAGGCGCCCCCGCGATTCCCGGAATCCCGCCCAAGCCAGTTCTGGCCTGA
- the folP gene encoding dihydropteroate synthase, whose amino-acid sequence MELSAQRRRRSLRLRDGRVIRFPAVMGVVNVTPDSFSDGGLYLEPRRAAEHALELQAQGADIIDLGGESTRPVGAREVPVDEELARIVPVLERLKGKLKAPLSIDTRKAAVARAALDAGGAIINDVSALTADPAMAPLAAERGCAVVLMHMRGGPANHMQFARYRDVVHEVAAYLAARAAAARAAGVARSRIILDPGLGFSKQPRHSLRLMGALPRLCALGYPILIGASRKGFVRLSAGAEPAAVAFASAAASAIAVLGGAAIVRVHDVAAASAAVRMAAAIKAGGG is encoded by the coding sequence TTGGAGCTCAGCGCACAGCGCCGGCGCCGCTCGCTGCGGCTGCGCGACGGGAGGGTAATCCGCTTCCCCGCCGTGATGGGCGTGGTCAACGTCACCCCTGATTCATTCTCCGACGGCGGGCTCTATCTCGAGCCCCGGCGCGCGGCGGAGCATGCACTGGAGCTCCAGGCGCAGGGCGCCGACATCATCGACTTAGGCGGTGAATCGACCCGGCCGGTGGGCGCGCGTGAAGTTCCAGTCGACGAGGAACTGGCGCGAATCGTTCCGGTGCTCGAACGCCTGAAGGGGAAGCTTAAGGCGCCGCTGTCAATCGACACGCGCAAGGCCGCGGTGGCGCGCGCCGCGCTCGACGCGGGCGGTGCGATAATCAACGACGTGAGCGCGCTGACGGCCGACCCGGCGATGGCGCCGCTCGCCGCCGAGCGGGGATGCGCAGTGGTCCTGATGCATATGCGGGGCGGCCCTGCCAATCACATGCAGTTCGCCCGCTATCGCGATGTCGTGCACGAAGTGGCGGCCTATCTGGCGGCACGCGCTGCGGCCGCGCGCGCCGCCGGAGTTGCCCGCTCGCGTATCATCCTCGACCCCGGCCTCGGTTTTTCCAAGCAGCCGCGCCACAGCTTGCGCCTGATGGGTGCCTTGCCGCGGCTGTGCGCGCTCGGCTATCCCATACTGATAGGCGCCTCGCGCAAGGGTTTCGTGCGCTTGAGCGCGGGCGCCGAGCCGGCGGCGGTGGCATTCGCAAGCGCGGCGGCGAGCGCGATCGCGGTGCTCGGCGGCGCGGCGATCGTGCGCGTGCACGACGTGGCGGCGGCGAGCGCGGCGGTGCGGATGGCGGCGGCGATTAAGGCCGGTGGCGGTTAG
- the cdaA gene encoding diadenylate cyclase CdaA has protein sequence MGHYFGLIPRLRWQDVLDILIVAYVIYRIAQLIRGTRTVQMVVGLLVVAGAFVASQLLGLFTLNWLLNNFLGSLFVILVVIFQSDIRRALTRVGTPSFFAARGSVASVAQELATAAAWLAARRIGALIVLEREVGLNDYVETGRIVEARLSPELLETIFMRGSPLHDGAAVIKGDQVLAAACLLPLSTNPNVSLALGTRHRAAIGLTEESDAVVIVVSEEDGTISLARNGELQRGLSPDELLGILGTMA, from the coding sequence ATGGGGCACTACTTCGGGTTGATACCCAGGCTGCGCTGGCAGGATGTGCTCGACATCCTGATCGTCGCCTACGTCATCTACCGCATCGCGCAGCTCATCCGCGGCACGCGCACCGTACAGATGGTGGTCGGGCTGCTGGTGGTGGCGGGCGCCTTCGTCGCCTCGCAACTGCTCGGCCTGTTCACGCTCAACTGGCTGCTGAATAACTTCCTCGGCTCGCTGTTCGTCATCCTGGTGGTGATTTTCCAGTCCGACATCCGCCGCGCGCTTACCCGGGTCGGCACGCCGTCGTTCTTCGCCGCGCGTGGTTCGGTGGCGAGCGTCGCCCAGGAGTTGGCGACCGCGGCGGCCTGGCTCGCCGCGCGGCGCATCGGCGCGCTCATCGTGCTCGAGCGCGAGGTCGGACTCAACGACTACGTCGAAACCGGGCGGATCGTGGAGGCGCGGCTGTCGCCCGAACTGCTGGAGACCATCTTCATGCGCGGCTCTCCGCTGCATGACGGCGCGGCAGTCATCAAGGGCGACCAGGTCCTCGCCGCGGCCTGCCTGCTGCCGCTGTCAACCAACCCCAACGTCAGCCTCGCTCTCGGCACGCGCCATCGCGCGGCGATCGGGCTGACCGAGGAGAGCGACGCGGTGGTAATCGTCGTCTCTGAGGAGGACGGCACGATCTCGCTCGCCCGCAACGGCGAATTGCAGCGCGGGCTCAGCCCCGACGAGCTCCTGGGGATTCTTGGTACGATGGCGTAG
- a CDS encoding CdaR family protein, which translates to MAESAEHDVTAESPQRPQDGPDHPPHGAAAQDAPRPERAEAAAPRSLATDMRGLFVRERQVVSRLSALLVQRARRDFGLRVIALLLAIGLWAFVNAGQRGALVTLRVPVGYRLLPAGMVIVNQHPDFVQIEVRGPRTLLSLLDPDRLMLRLDLAGVGVGQAVFKIGPDMFNVPRQTDVTRVSPSEIVLDIDRIAERQSPIHLNLRGKPAAGYRITSVKAIPSEVTLRGPSRYLAQIDRVQSAPVDLTDAKSDVMQMVDLRAPREGVKIEGPTTIEALVAIGAVIANREFHGLTVGVRDTDHKVKVDPQRVSVTVRGPLNQLSKLDLHGAVYVSADGAQPGAHRLAVQVALPDGIELVRASPENVKVLIYRARRATSG; encoded by the coding sequence ATGGCGGAGAGCGCGGAACACGACGTGACAGCCGAAAGCCCGCAGCGCCCGCAGGACGGCCCCGACCATCCGCCGCACGGGGCGGCGGCTCAGGATGCGCCACGTCCGGAGCGAGCCGAAGCCGCCGCGCCCCGGTCGCTCGCAACGGACATGCGCGGCCTGTTCGTGCGCGAGCGGCAGGTCGTCAGCCGCTTGAGCGCTCTGCTGGTGCAGCGCGCGCGCCGCGATTTCGGCCTGCGCGTGATCGCCTTGCTCCTCGCGATCGGATTGTGGGCCTTCGTCAACGCCGGGCAGCGCGGGGCGTTGGTCACGCTGCGGGTCCCGGTCGGCTATCGTTTGCTGCCGGCGGGGATGGTAATCGTCAATCAACATCCCGACTTCGTCCAGATCGAAGTGCGCGGGCCGCGCACGCTGCTTTCGCTGCTCGATCCCGATCGCCTGATGCTGCGGCTCGATCTCGCCGGAGTCGGCGTCGGACAGGCGGTCTTCAAGATCGGCCCCGACATGTTCAACGTTCCGCGCCAGACCGACGTGACCCGCGTCTCGCCCAGCGAGATCGTGCTCGACATTGACCGCATCGCCGAGCGCCAGAGCCCGATCCATCTCAACCTGCGCGGCAAGCCCGCCGCCGGCTACCGCATCACTTCGGTCAAGGCGATTCCTTCCGAGGTCACCCTGCGCGGCCCCAGCCGCTATCTGGCGCAGATCGATCGCGTGCAAAGCGCGCCGGTGGACCTGACCGATGCGAAGAGCGACGTCATGCAGATGGTCGATCTGCGCGCGCCCCGTGAAGGGGTCAAAATCGAAGGGCCGACCACCATCGAAGCGCTGGTCGCGATCGGCGCCGTGATCGCCAACCGTGAATTCCACGGCCTTACGGTTGGCGTGCGCGACACTGACCACAAGGTGAAGGTCGATCCGCAGCGGGTGAGCGTGACTGTGCGCGGCCCGCTGAATCAGCTCTCGAAGCTCGATCTGCACGGCGCGGTGTACGTCTCCGCCGACGGTGCGCAGCCCGGAGCGCACCGGCTCGCGGTGCAGGTCGCGCTGCCCGACGGAATCGAACTGGTGCGCGCCAGCCCCGAGAACGTCAAGGTCCTGATCTATCGCGCCCGGCGCGCGACGAGCGGATGA
- the glmM gene encoding phosphoglucosamine mutase: protein MANRLFGTDGVRGVANAEPITSETALKLGRALALVLRGQPGRHRRILIGKDTRLSGYMLETAMASGICAMGADVWLVGPLPTPGIAFLTRSMRADAGVVISASHNPYQDNGIKFFSREGFKLDDETERWIEELVCNDDALAAMSARAEDIGKAARIDDAIGRYLVFLKGCVPRTVAFDGLKVVIDCANGAAYKVAPDALVELGAEVVALGVDPDGKNINLGCGALHPERLREAVLRERAHVGIALDGDGDRAMFIDETGALFDGDDVMAAMGRRMASEGRLKGGALVATVMSNLGLELALRETGVRLIRTEVGDPAVVREMRAGAYNLGGEQSGHVIFMDHSTTGDGIITALMILTLMVETQRPLSALRAMRRVPQVMENVRVARRVPFGEMPDVQRLIADAERRLGRAGRLLVRYSGTEMLARVMIEGEDPAEIGALAREIGAAIARHANTAEA, encoded by the coding sequence ATGGCAAACAGGCTCTTTGGCACTGACGGCGTGCGCGGCGTCGCCAACGCCGAACCGATAACCTCCGAAACCGCGCTCAAGCTGGGGCGCGCGCTTGCCCTGGTTCTGAGGGGCCAGCCCGGGCGTCACCGCCGCATCCTGATTGGCAAGGACACCCGGCTGTCCGGCTACATGCTGGAAACCGCGATGGCCTCGGGGATCTGCGCGATGGGCGCGGACGTCTGGCTGGTCGGGCCGCTGCCGACCCCCGGCATCGCCTTTCTCACCCGCAGCATGCGCGCCGACGCCGGCGTGGTGATTTCGGCCTCGCACAATCCCTACCAGGACAACGGGATCAAGTTCTTTTCGCGCGAGGGCTTCAAGCTCGACGACGAAACCGAGCGCTGGATCGAGGAGCTGGTGTGCAACGATGATGCGCTCGCCGCGATGAGCGCGCGGGCCGAGGATATCGGCAAGGCCGCCCGCATCGACGACGCGATCGGCCGCTACCTGGTCTTTCTCAAGGGCTGCGTGCCGCGTACGGTGGCCTTCGACGGGCTCAAGGTCGTGATCGACTGCGCCAACGGCGCCGCCTACAAAGTAGCGCCGGACGCGCTGGTCGAGCTGGGCGCCGAGGTCGTCGCGCTCGGCGTCGATCCCGACGGCAAGAACATCAATCTCGGCTGCGGCGCGCTCCATCCCGAACGCCTGCGCGAGGCGGTGCTGCGCGAGCGCGCACACGTGGGGATCGCGCTGGACGGCGACGGCGACCGCGCGATGTTTATCGACGAGACCGGCGCGCTGTTCGACGGCGACGACGTGATGGCCGCGATGGGGCGGCGAATGGCGTCGGAGGGGAGGCTTAAGGGCGGCGCGCTGGTGGCCACTGTGATGAGCAATCTCGGGCTCGAGCTGGCGCTGAGGGAAACAGGCGTGCGCCTTATCCGCACCGAGGTCGGCGACCCGGCGGTGGTGCGCGAGATGCGCGCGGGCGCCTACAACCTCGGCGGTGAGCAGTCCGGGCACGTGATTTTCATGGATCACTCGACCACCGGCGACGGCATCATTACCGCCCTGATGATCCTGACCCTGATGGTCGAAACGCAGAGGCCGCTCAGCGCCCTGCGCGCGATGCGCCGCGTGCCGCAGGTGATGGAGAACGTGCGGGTCGCGCGCCGCGTCCCGTTCGGCGAGATGCCCGACGTCCAGCGCCTGATCGCGGACGCCGAGCGCCGCCTGGGTCGCGCCGGCCGGCTGCTGGTGCGCTACTCGGGCACCGAGATGCTCGCGCGGGTGATGATCGAGGGCGAGGACCCGGCCGAGATAGGCGCGCTCGCGCGCGAAATCGGCGCCGCGATCGCACGCCATGCCAACACGGCAGAGGCATAG
- a CDS encoding pyridoxine 5'-phosphate synthase — MPRLGVNIDHVATLREARRVDYPDPVEAALAAERAGADAITFHLREDRRHIQDHDLFRLRQAVRAHLNQELAPVDEMVELALRLRPHEVCLVPERRLEVTTEGGLDVVGLAERLRPMIRRLKEAGIAVSLFIDPVRRQIEAAAELGAEYVEIHTGTYANHADAELARTLSGGPQPQPDEAAASELRKIREAVKAARAAGLKPNAGHGLNYRNVSPIAAIPGIQWLHIGHAIVARAIAVGMVRAVREMLVLVQPRRVGAPRAAARVRAAGSARR; from the coding sequence ATGCCCAGACTCGGAGTGAATATCGATCACGTGGCGACGCTGCGCGAGGCGCGCCGCGTTGACTATCCCGATCCGGTCGAGGCGGCGCTCGCCGCCGAGCGCGCCGGCGCCGACGCGATCACGTTCCATCTGCGCGAAGATCGCCGCCATATCCAGGATCACGACCTGTTCCGTCTACGCCAGGCGGTGCGCGCTCATCTGAACCAGGAACTCGCGCCGGTGGACGAGATGGTCGAGCTCGCGCTGCGGCTGCGCCCGCACGAGGTCTGCCTGGTGCCGGAGCGTCGGCTCGAAGTGACCACCGAGGGCGGCCTTGACGTCGTCGGGCTTGCAGAGCGGCTTAGGCCGATGATTCGCCGGCTCAAGGAGGCAGGGATCGCGGTGTCGCTGTTCATCGATCCGGTGCGCCGCCAGATCGAGGCTGCCGCTGAGCTGGGCGCGGAGTACGTCGAGATTCACACCGGCACTTACGCCAACCATGCCGATGCCGAACTCGCGCGCACACTGAGCGGCGGCCCACAACCCCAGCCGGACGAGGCGGCTGCGAGTGAGTTGCGGAAGATCCGCGAGGCGGTGAAGGCGGCGCGCGCCGCGGGCCTCAAACCGAATGCGGGCCATGGGCTCAACTATCGTAACGTCAGCCCGATCGCCGCGATTCCCGGAATTCAATGGCTCCATATCGGCCATGCGATCGTCGCGCGCGCGATCGCGGTCGGGATGGTCCGCGCGGTGCGCGAGATGCTCGTGCTGGTACAGCCGCGGCGCGTCGGGGCGCCCCGGGCCGCCGCGCGCGTGCGCGCCGCGGGGTCGGCGCGGCGCTGA